A genomic stretch from Verrucomicrobiota bacterium includes:
- a CDS encoding glycosyl hydrolase family 28-related protein: MENSDRFFLFFFGLASLALGFSESRGAPEPWMVPLVYSTEDLAPVISYDVTASPYSADRHGKRDSTAAFQRALEDAEQSGGTVYAPAGRYRIDGTLTVPMGVTLRGDFKEPTPEEARVLGTVLLAFAGRGSVEGPPFISIEQGGVRDLSVIYPEQTVTDIQPYPTCVHLVGNAAVKNLNLVNAYRGILTGSFSTVLNVYGSPLDIGVTMLKAAAVPRCSQISLSPRYWAESGFPGAPSAKALRAALQERDAHAIQLNRQDAGIFIDVEIEGYPTAVKVMPPHGWTYWHDIRVRDVEVGFHFVGGSHQRVSMTGSQIQARRAGILMQMDQSGWEESWNRHSKSGKAYGTEGDLAELRLFGCRFAGEGSSILLDGSFKQRINIQECRFEQWGDSAEDFAIAVEKGVAVVYDSVFAQRARHLRFAGEAGRLVMVGNEFAGRPDLEVAQSVETELDHRAFRETTRTIRPLQPVPPTFPARTDPQSLYVVTASPFHAPRDGTRDATQAIQAALLQAGRDGGGTVYLPQGRYRVTAHLKVPPGVELRGVNDTMPRGGQVRTMLIADLPEDRGQPDHPPFLSLYSSEELGGSGVSGLAIWYLHQDYQDVQPFPWTIRGFGPGCWVRRLYLGNVYNGVDFATHNSDRHVLSRVNGSALHIAFMVGNSRTIGWIDNCHIRPQDWALSTADDLTLEYPGPGKPTKRDIFRGTEHSLIPNLRGRGAITIGSGANEQITGFFTNGSTRALDFIDHNGTGGGNADILIGGSEAGWGGWIKALGDRGATFVNFSVNPMSRLPYVLPEDIPEGNLPKGLVLRVDESVSTASAVNLIISKFYARGEVESGFEIHGGSVSFKQIEQEHDYRGPTVQVQGGRFSQRNTEMGAIDESP, encoded by the coding sequence CCGAGCAAAGCGGAGGGACGGTCTACGCGCCAGCGGGGCGCTACCGAATCGATGGGACGCTCACGGTCCCGATGGGCGTGACCCTGCGAGGCGATTTCAAGGAACCGACGCCCGAGGAGGCCCGGGTGCTCGGCACGGTTTTACTGGCCTTCGCCGGACGGGGCAGTGTCGAGGGCCCTCCCTTTATTTCGATCGAGCAAGGAGGGGTGCGGGACTTGAGTGTCATTTACCCCGAGCAAACGGTCACCGACATTCAGCCCTACCCGACTTGCGTCCACCTGGTGGGCAATGCGGCTGTCAAAAATCTCAACTTGGTGAATGCCTACCGCGGCATCTTGACCGGTTCTTTCTCCACGGTCTTGAATGTCTATGGTTCGCCGCTCGATATCGGCGTCACCATGCTGAAGGCGGCCGCGGTCCCTCGATGCAGCCAGATTTCGCTCTCGCCGCGCTATTGGGCTGAGTCAGGCTTTCCGGGCGCGCCTTCGGCCAAGGCTCTGAGGGCGGCGCTGCAAGAAAGGGACGCGCACGCCATTCAGTTGAACCGGCAAGACGCTGGAATTTTCATCGATGTGGAGATCGAGGGCTACCCCACTGCGGTCAAAGTCATGCCGCCTCACGGGTGGACCTACTGGCATGACATCCGGGTGCGCGATGTCGAGGTGGGATTCCATTTTGTAGGCGGTTCCCATCAACGCGTCAGTATGACCGGGAGTCAGATTCAGGCGAGGCGGGCGGGCATTTTGATGCAGATGGACCAGAGCGGTTGGGAGGAGAGCTGGAATCGTCACAGCAAAAGCGGCAAGGCCTATGGAACCGAAGGAGACTTGGCGGAGCTGCGACTCTTTGGCTGTCGCTTCGCCGGGGAGGGCAGCAGCATTTTGCTGGATGGTTCCTTCAAACAGCGCATCAACATCCAGGAGTGCCGCTTTGAGCAGTGGGGGGACTCGGCCGAGGATTTTGCCATTGCGGTCGAGAAGGGGGTGGCGGTTGTCTACGATTCCGTCTTTGCCCAGCGCGCCAGGCACCTTCGCTTTGCGGGCGAGGCGGGTCGGCTGGTGATGGTGGGCAATGAATTTGCCGGGAGGCCGGATCTCGAGGTGGCGCAGAGCGTGGAGACCGAGTTGGATCACCGTGCTTTTCGTGAGACCACTCGCACGATTCGCCCCTTGCAGCCGGTGCCGCCCACCTTTCCGGCGCGGACCGATCCGCAGTCTCTCTACGTGGTGACGGCCTCTCCCTTCCATGCCCCCCGGGATGGGACGCGCGATGCCACCCAGGCCATCCAGGCAGCCCTGCTCCAAGCGGGGCGCGATGGAGGGGGCACCGTGTATTTGCCGCAGGGACGCTATCGGGTCACGGCCCATTTGAAGGTGCCGCCGGGGGTGGAGTTGCGGGGGGTCAATGACACCATGCCGAGGGGTGGCCAGGTGCGCACGATGCTGATTGCCGATCTCCCGGAGGATCGCGGCCAGCCGGATCATCCACCCTTCCTCAGTCTTTATTCTTCCGAAGAGTTGGGAGGCTCGGGTGTGAGCGGACTGGCCATCTGGTATCTCCACCAAGACTACCAGGACGTGCAGCCTTTTCCCTGGACCATCCGCGGCTTCGGGCCGGGCTGTTGGGTGCGGCGCTTGTATCTGGGGAATGTCTACAACGGAGTCGATTTCGCGACCCATAATAGCGATCGCCACGTCCTCTCTCGCGTGAACGGCTCGGCTCTCCACATCGCTTTTATGGTGGGGAATTCTCGGACCATTGGCTGGATCGACAACTGCCACATCCGGCCTCAGGATTGGGCGCTCAGCACGGCGGACGACCTCACCCTGGAATACCCTGGGCCCGGCAAACCCACCAAGCGGGACATCTTCCGAGGAACCGAGCACAGCCTCATCCCAAATCTGCGCGGGCGGGGGGCCATCACCATCGGAAGTGGTGCCAATGAGCAAATCACGGGCTTTTTCACCAATGGGAGCACGCGGGCCCTCGACTTCATCGATCACAATGGCACCGGCGGCGGCAATGCCGACATCCTCATCGGCGGGAGCGAAGCCGGTTGGGGCGGTTGGATCAAGGCCCTGGGAGACCGCGGGGCGACCTTTGTGAACTTCAGCGTCAATCCCATGAGCCGTTTGCCCTACGTGCTCCCGGAAGACATTCCGGAAGGCAATCTTCCCAAGGGCCTGGTCCTGCGGGTCGATGAGAGTGTCTCCACCGCTTCCGCCGTGAATTTGATCATCTCCAAATTCTACGCTCGGGGAGAAGTGGAATCGGGCTTTGAGATTCATGGTGGTTCGGTCTCCTTCAAGCAGATCGAGCAAGAGCACGACTACCGTGGCCCCACGGTGCAAGTCCAGGGAGGTCGATTTAGCCAGCGAAACACCGAGATGGGTGCGATCGATGAAAGCCCCTGA